GGCCTGTCTGTGCCTGGCCTCTGCCACCACCACCCCTCTCTGGTACTCAGGAACATCCTGAGCATGGCATTCAGGAACAGACCTCACTTAGCCACTGGACTAAGTTTAGACAGGAGCTTGCCTGGCACTGCGAAGGAAAGCCAGAGTCACAGAGACAGCTGTGCTCTGGACAGGAGAGCCGCTTCTGACTCCTCCATGAAGCCCTCTAAATAAGCAGTGTTCAGACAGCACATGGGACTTCAAATGGATCTGTGCTTCTATTCAGTCTGCACATTCTCCTTCATCACAGTACAGTCTTTAGGTATGCCCCACTGGCCTGTGAACACCCCTGCAGAGCCTTATTCCATATGGCATAATCTCTGCATTGCAGTGATATTGCACTCTGCCTAGGGAGTGTGTCTAAAAGCGAAGGCCCACAAGGTACAGGGCTTCATCATCCCCAGCCCCTTTCGCACATGCTTTGGCTCAGAGGTGAGTGACACACACAGAAGAAAAGGCTTCTTCACCCTGTGGGCTCGATCCTGTGCTCAGTAagatcattgacttcagtggcagctggaGCAGACCCCCTTTCTGCCCAGCAGTTTGCTTTCAAACCCAGCTAgcagcagggcatgctggaaATACAGGAGTCCCTTTGGTTGGAACATTTATCAATTTCAGCAGCACTTCTGTCTGAGCCGAGCCACTGACTGGTGCCTTACAGCCCTGTGCTTTGTGTGCTAATTAGAGTCAAGCACAGGGAGTGTCACATCCTTCCTGCTGGTCAGCTGCTCCAGTGCTTGTGACTGCGTTCTCCGCCCAGCTCTGTTATTCACTGACTAGTGGCTCATAGGAAACCTGAAAGGAGGGTGTTAGGGTCAGTCCAATTAACATTCCAAACAAGGGCCTTTGGGGTTTCCCACAGACTTGTATGTTCATAAAACTTTCTAATTTCATCTCTGAATCCAGGAAGACTCATGATTATAAATAAAAAGCACATGATGGAGATCCGTTGGCCAGGTGTTTTTGTACATTAAACCCCTTGGATACTATGTGGGAGCAGGTACATACATATACATGTAGCATGGGACCTGCAGTATTCATTTGGCTGGCAGTTGGTCCCTGTTCCATGGGTGATGCTGGACTAACTGCTCAGGCTGAGATGATACACAATAGACGCATCAAATAAACGCCTGTCACTGCTTTACATTTCTCTGCTTGGTGATCATCATTCTAGGACCAATTCATGGTGCTGCTCCTGGCAGCCCAACTCTGTCACTGGTGCATGATTCTAGTGCCAGCTAGAATGCCACTGCTGGAAACTTCCTCAGCTTCCCCCACCAGTTAAGCCTGCCTCAGCAGCCTTACCAAGGTCATTTAGAAAGGTAGCAGCCTAGGTTCTAGTGCTCAGTGCCCACGGAGACCGTAACCTTGCCAGTTTCCATGCGGCAAGGACCTGGCTGCTAGGACTATAATATTGTGAGCTATTTAGGAGCAGTGAACCAGAACTGCAGCCCACGCTGGTTCTGAGATCTCTACCCCTCCCTGCACACACAATGAGGAAGAACTGGAGGTGCCCTCCTAAGGGAAAGAATGGCCAGGCTGGGTGGGAGCACTGCTGGAAGATGTTTTACATGCGACACAGACAACCTCCTGATAATCGAAAGGAGCAAACACAGATAGGAGAGGGAACTTACATTTAACTCTGCCTGAAAGGAAACTCAAAAGCAAGACAGCCAACGTTCTGTAGCACTAGGCGTTCGTGCAGTCAGAACACCTGTTCTCCGTGCACGTGTGACAGCAAAGAAGGGGATGCTTTCCTACAGCCGGTAGAGATCTAGCAGCCAGAAAGGTtccagcatttctcctgctgaggGTTTATAGGCATTTGTGCATGATCACAAGTGAATGGCTTTGAGCAGGCATGCAGAATGCCAACCCAGAAATAGCATCTATTAGGTACTAGGGCCCTATGTAACTCCTTTATCTGTATTTCCAGCTTCAACTGAAGATGAGCTAGGAGACTGGGTCTATTTATCCTCACTATGGACAGCTGGTGAGACATTTATTATCCCTCTCAAACCAAAGAATTTGAGAGGCCCTCAGGGGTTTATTGGGAAGAGTCTCACATTATTCAGTACTCTCCATTTACACAGTGCTGTAGATCAAGCCATGTTACAGACCATCCTAGTCCAGGAGCCAGCCTACAGCTCCTGTTACTGCTTTCCGTAAAGGTTCTCCTAACATATGCATATGGTCAGTAGGGAGTGGTAGGATGGCTATTTCCCTTAGCCTATGTCTCCAGACCTGAAGGAAGCTATTTCCACCCACAGGAAATAACACATCCCTGGTTGCATGCTACGGGCAAAACTTCCCTGACAAGCTGGCAGCCAACCACTGGGTTTGACAGCGCTTGGCAACCGCTCTTAGATTATACATATTAGGGTGACTCTCCTTTGGAGTCAAGCTACCACACAGAATTAAAGATCAGGGATCTTCTAAATATGGAGAGGAAACTCCATTAACTATACACATCCTTTACTGTCCTTGTAGACATGAGAACTGATGCATGTGCAAAGTCTAATTCTCAGCAGGCTGGTAACAAAGGCGTGGAGCAGGGCTCTGGTAATGCATACCCAGAGTCCAGAGCACTGCTGGCCATAAAGATTATTGATGGGAACCTGTAATGCGTTTGCTATTGTATTGTCACTTTTGGGGAGCGGCACAAGAGGATGGCATGGAAGGCCTTTGCATCCCATTGAGGTATctgcagagtcccagtccagcgcAGGCCCCACAGGGCAGGCAGAGCCGCAGTGGCTGAGTGCAGCAAACAGAGACACTTCAGCTTCTCCCTTCCAGAACAGAAGACCCTGGATGCCAGTTTTAGTTTCCCCAAGAATCACTGTTAAGAGTCTCCACCCTATGCGGTTTGTGTCAGGGGATTTCAGGCTGGTGTCCAGATCCAGAGACCTTTAACCCAGGAGTGTGTGATGCTGCAGGAGAAAGGAAGCACAGAGGCTACATAGCCATTCTTAGCACATGAGAGGATGGAAAACTCCTGCATCCTGACTGAGTTAAGGCTGAACCATCTGGGAGGAACCCTCAGTGATTGCAAATGGAGAGAGAGTGCTGCTTTAACTTGGGGAAGGGGCCTACTGAAGCTGAgcactggggaaaggaggagctgtCCTCACCACCACAACCCCCCCAAGCGGGTATGTTACGGAGCGGCACTGGGTGGCAAGAGGTTGAGTGTCCCTTCACTACAGCACTTGACTTGCAACTATTTCCAGACTCTTGCCATGATCTAGGGTTACCTTACTCATCCTGATCTTCCAGAACCTGCCTGCGTCTATCCCCACCTCAATTTCAGCTTGTTTCATCCTGCACTGCACCCCACATATCCCGCTCTGCTCCCCCTAACCCTCCCTTTAGCTGTTACTTTGCAGTCGtcctccctccacccttcccccctgaCCAGTAATCCAGGTTATTCTAGCTGAGTCACACTAAGCACCTCCAGGAGATATCCTGGCTTACTGAGTTAGTAAATCACTTGACACACTAATAATTCTCAGCATGTCCTAGCATTGAACAATGCCTGTGCCAGCCACACAGCGCAGCGCTTGGTCTGAGGAACTTTATTTCACAAATATTGACTGGTTATGGGGAAGATTCATATACTGTAGCATCAATAGGTTAGGCAGGTAACAATAACCATTCTTCCACAGGAATAACATGGTCTTGTCCACAGATCTGTGTTTAGTGTCACCCTGTAGTAGACCATTGAGACTGTACAACGGAAGACCTGGCACAGATGCGGACAGAGGCTCCGCTCATTCCTGTGCTACGGAGAGAGAGGTTTATGTGCAAATGGGAACAGAAGCTACATTCTAACACAGACAGAAATGACTGGCTCACCTGGGGCTCAGAAACAAGGAGTAACACGCAGTCACATTGGTGCCAGGGAGAAGGAAGTAATAGCTGCAAATAAGAACATCTCAAACTGAATTACAAGAAACATCTGGACAGATGCTGGGGAGGGTTTGGGACAGGAACGAATGAGTCTTGGGGCCATTCGAAAACCTTGCTAGACCATCCTAGGTCACCGCATTACACAGCATCCCCTTGACCCGTgatgtgctgcacattaacaagCACTCAGCCTGCCCCAGTTAGTGTTTGTCTGTCTccgtccctccccagccctgctcatggTCCAGCAATCCTGATGGTATGTGCAAATTATATTAGCTTTACTGGCTCATGGTCTTCCCATCGGATAATGGTCCACATAACTTATTATGGGCTTGCAAGGTGCAAATAAGTAACATTCTACATGTGACTATGCAGACATGAGCAAGCTCATGATCTACATCACAGCACTGCGAGGGGCCCTGCTTAATGCTGCCATGTGTTGAACCCTGAGGTCTGAAGCACAAGCAGCTGCTACAAGTGATGTCTCTGGAAAGCAATGACCCTGGTGTATGGCAGGACACAGGCCAATGCGACATGGCACTCCTCTCAGGTTGGTACACAGGGGTTTCCTCCtaagagggcagggcagtagagttcgggGTCACACAGGGGCAAACTCTCCTGGAAAGATTAGTACGGCCTGTAGTTCCAGTAGCTGGAAAACACAGAGATCTGGAAAACAAGGGATAAAAGAGGTAGGTCTTTGGGTTCCCTGGATCCTTGTTAAATATCAGTCTCATGTTAAAGCTGCTTCTTTCTGTTAaagggacagcttcctccccgACCCTGCCTCATAGGCCAGACCCGGAAGCAGCTCAGGGGATGAGAGAAGCTGGAAGGAGGCTCTGACTCTCTTAGATCTCTCTCTGGCCACACCCTTCCCAAATCCCAGGATCTGCCTCCATTTTCTTTTACATCCCTCCCTTTAACTCAGAACAATGGCTGCTCCCAGCTCaagggggctgggcagagctccTTTCAGCCAGCGGCATTTCTGGAGAGTGATATTCCCTTCAGACCTCCTCAAGGGCACACAGCTCAGGCCAGGAGCAACAGGCCACACTTGAATCCTAGGGACCAAATGTGTGCATCTCAGCAGTGATCCAGAACCAGTGCTATCAACAGTCTACTGGTTCTTGACGGGTTTATATGGATCCTGCCAGAGTGTTTTAGCCCTGGCTATGTAAGTAGTGGTTCCTGGTTCAAAGTTCAAGAGCAGTTACAATAGGCCAATTATTATTTGTTACATTTGTCTATGGAGCCATAGGTGTGCATAGTGttttacacagagagagagtgtcACTGCTACAGGTATCATATAATGTACAGCAGATACACACCAGACCACCAAGCTCTTCCATGGCACTTCTCAACCAAGGAGCTCAAAGCACCCTGCAAGGGCTgggaaatattatccccattttacagataggtaaagtGAGGCAGCATGATGAGGTGACACACCCAAGGTCACGCACCAGAtaagtggtagagctgggaacagatcTCAGATCCTCCTGAATCCTAGTCTGACCACACTGCCTCTTCAGCGGCTCTGAAGCTCTGGCTCCTCATTTCAGCTTCTCAATGTATGGCCATGGTCCTTAGCCCAGGAACACACATTTCTGAAACAGCATGACTAGTCCCTTATGAACACATTCCCCCTTCTGTTCCTGGAAACCCTCCTGATGAGCTACACAGCACACACAGTCCACATCACGGTACCTTCACCAAGTGTCTTTATTAATGTTTTCTCCCTTGTGCTCCAAGTACAAGGGAggaataactcagtggtttgcgcatgggcctactaaacccaaggttgtgagttcaatccttgagggggccatttagggaactggagtaaaaatctgtctggggattggtcctgctttgagcacggggttagactagatgacctcctgaggtcccttccaaccctgaaattctatgatAAACATAGCAGCAGTTAATGGGAGTTCCCGGCCCAGCATTTTATACTGTTTGCCTTCTCCCTGGCATTCAGCTGGTGAGCTAATTACCTCATTAGCAAATCAGGTTCTCTACAAGTGCAAGCGACACTTGTAACCTTGCAAACTCCCCTCTGAAGTGACCAGACTGCTGGATTCCAAGGGGTTCTCTCTGCAGCTGCTAACAGCACCCTGTTACTAAATCTCACCCAGTTATTCAGAATTTTAACTAGACTCCTGCTGTGCAGCACCTACCATCTGTCAGCTCCATAGCAACAGTTTTCATTATTTCCCTGAACATCCTGTGCCATCAATACACAGAACAAATTACATCATATTGCATACTGATCTCTGTGCCAAGCACTCATGGTCAAATCCATTCCAGCTCACGAGAGCACCTAGGTAATTAATTTGAACAGGTTTGAAACCTACTAACAGAACTCCTGCCCATGTCCCTACCTTGTCCTTCAGCTGCTGGCTGAGCTGCAGAGAGACCGTGAAGAAGACAAGGGCATCATTTAGCCAAGGTACCACACACTCCACTTTATGGACGTGGCTGACTTCATATCTTTGGCTGCCACACTCACTGCAAAGAGAACACACCACAGCTGCTCACAGACAGGGCTCCATGGACTCTGATGAATCCAGGGGCTACACTAGCTAAGTCAGGGTTGGACTGTAAATTATAGGGGCAAGTAGTGCTCATGAGAGGGAGGCTCAGTGTGCTAGTTAGCAGACATATGCTACACAGCTTCCTCTCCACAGTTCTGCCAAAGCACCTTCCCCCAATAGTCCAGTTCTAGATTAAGCAATAAAGATGGCAGACTGTGAAACCTATCCACTGGCCGCCACATCCAGTAGACATTAAACTCAATTTTACCTGTAGTCAAATTAAGTTGAACCCAAGCTTCTTAATAGAGAGGCTACTGCATTTAGCTCACTGCACCACCAGTTTCATAGCTTAGTTTCAGTTACACTGCTACCACCCCCAGGTGCGGAGAATCAGTATGAATCACTTAgaactcttcccctccctcctcctgctaGGAAAGAAACCACAAGGGTTTCTGTCAGAAGCACATGGTTACACCAGACACCTGCCAGACATGCTGAATATGAAACTGTTTCAGCCTAGCTTAGACAAGATGTAGTGTCAAGCACTGACTAACAAGGGCACATGCAGGGGCAGCAGCACAAGGAATGAAACACTGATTGTAGTGATGGGAGGTTAATGTTCTCTTTTGTGCCAGGCCAGAGCTTCCTGCCAGCCCCTTCCTCTCTAAGTGAAGACTGTATTTTGAACAGCCAGGTTTGCCGGGGCTATGGAATGAGTCATTAAAGAAATCTTGCTATTGCACCAGTGCTCAGCAGGTACAGCCCCAGCACTGGCTCACTGGAGCTGCTCTACCTAAGTGCTTGTCTgcacttacagcactgcagctgtgccactgtagcacttaggccatgtctgcacttacaagtgtacagctgtgccgctggaccgatacagctgtgccactggaccgatacagctgtgccgctggaAGAGCGGTCGTGTAGTCATGTTAGGCTGAAGGGTGAGAGTTCTCCTGTCAATGTAATAAAACCAACTCAAcaagcggcagtagctatgtcggcaggagagcatctcttgCTGACACAGCCCTGTGCACACAAGCGCTTATGCTGGTAAAATTTATGTCGCtcgggggatgttttttcacatcccttagggtacgtccagactacccgccatatcagcgggtagcgatcgatccccgaatgcgctcctgtcgactctggaactccaccagagcgagcggcggtagcagagttgacaggggagccgtggccattgatcccacgccatgaggacgagaagtaagtcaaaataagatatgtcgacttcagctacggtattcctgtagctgaagttgtgtatcttacatcactccccccttcccccacagtgcAGACCAGATCTTAGCAACAAAcattttgccgacataagtgctACTGTACACATGGCCTTAGTGAAAACATTACCTataccaacaggagagcttctcccattggtgaagctactccacctccctgagaggctggCTACcctggggttaggttggtataactatgtctctcaggggtgtggatttttcacacccctgagtgacacttTTATACCAAcgtaagtctgtagtgtagacctggcctaacaGATTCTCTTCTTGGCCAAAAGTTCAAAGCTATTCATAAGCAGGGCTAATGCTAATGACTGTGTTCTGGCCATGAGTCAGTGTAGGAAATGACTCTCCCCTACACATGCTATACAACCCTTCAGAAGACAGTACTTACAACATGGCTCCAGGGTTATGCAGAATAGACCCTCCAGTAGGTCTGAAGTTCTACACAAAGgatgaaagagagaaattaagtCACTTAAAATCGGacataaggaaaaaaaatacaatcaaaTGATTTGTCAGGATGTACTGACAAAATGCAGCTGAGACTCACATTTACTGCTATATACAGGAAGACAGTGGTTTGATATCAAGAAACATGGGCAGGTGTATGCATAAGAGTTAAGAGTGAGCAAAACGCAGAGCCAAAGAGCCTCTAgcatccggtccttcctgcaccTTATGAATGGTCCCagaaactttttgaaaacaaaatccaTTGCCTTGCAGAGTTTGCATCCCAAAACACAGCACCACTGAGAACCTGAGTGTGAAACTCACTAGAAACTGGTTATAAACCAAATGAAACTGACTAGCCTTATTTCCACTGTCCAAGCTGAGAAATGCAAGTGGTCAAGCAACATTGTGAAAATGAAATTAGTTCTTTAAAATTCCTTTGGTTTAAATAATCTAAGATGTATTTGCAACACAGATAAGggatttttatttagaaaaacatcaattAACTTGACTGCGTCCCTTTAACACTATAAAGGAACTGacccaaacacatttttttaaaataaaatatcatgcGGGTAAATTTAGTGATTATCCCCTCTGAGGCTCATTCAAATAGCTCCATCTTTGCTAAATCATCATGCCCAAACCTAGGTTTGCACTTCCAGGAGGACCAGTTGTTCTGGCTGCATCCTGACCTAATTCCGGGTACCTAACACTAACACACACTCATTCCATGCTCTGGAAATCTCACTACCTCACGTCATGAGGTGTCAGCATCATCCAGGAAACTGAGATCTCCTCTTTTTAGCCCATATCTCCCCTGACTGGTAAAGGTGAAGAAAGGAGACTACCTTGGTGGAATTGGGCTGCAGTGCATGGAGCTGGTAGACAGTCAAACACAGCTTATTTAGGTTGATGTAAACATTCACAAGGATGTccgagggcagagcaggggtgaacATTTTctgcaagaaaataaaaatgatttctgcATCAGTGACAGGACCCTCTGTTTCTAAAGCTAGGGTAATACTACCATACAgtctcttccattaaaaaaaaaaaaaaagaaagaaagaaagagaggcagagagacatTAACAGCTTTAGGTAAAAGAGAAAAGCTATGTTTTATAGAGAGACTTGAATAGGGACCTGACCATACACGATGGCTATTTCTCTTGTTGCATCTGACTTCTAGACAGCTCTTGCACCAACACTGTGTAAGCGTGTAAGAGAACAGAGGAGATGGGAGTTAGACTCCATAGTTCAGTCTCTCTTTAGAGTTTTGCCCTGGAAAAGCCCAGCTGACAAAGCCAAAACCCTTTCTCCTGGCTGTGGGCTCTTTAAGCCCAGGTCTGcggctccctgcagcagagaAAGGTAGACCAACGACCAATACTGAGCACAGGGTCTACATCTGCTTCCATACAACAGAAGTTATACAAGACTAAACGGGGGATTCTCTAACACTGGGTACAACAAGGGTAGATAAGAATACAGCAAACCATGTGCCCATTGTGGAGGGACATGCAAGCCCTCACTAGTGGGTGGAAAGAGGGAGTGGGCTGTAAAGGCCAAGAGTGATATAAGGTTACCGTAAGGCCGCTGGAGGCAATTTCTGGTAGGGTTAAGGTGGCTGGAGTAGTGAGCCGGTTCCGAGCTCGTGTCAGCTGTAACATCACCGCATCCATCAGCTAGGAAAGAAAACACATATTCCTGTTTGAAGGCCATGATGTGACTTTGGAGTGCGAGCTGAAAAGCCTGGGTAACATGCATGAGTTATTACAGGGGAAACTGCATCAAGGAGTTGCACTGATTCAAGGCAGGGCGTCAACTCTACACACACGCTCCCGCCCGAGGCTCAAACAGATGCAAGCAGCTCTCACTCAGGCCCCTAGAGAGCAAAGGCCTCTTCATGCTACCCACGGGGAGGCATGTTCTGTCAACTGCATCTCCCTGCTGATGTTCCCAACAAAACCACATCAGCCTAACTGGCATCACTCCAATGCTCTGTCAACAACTTACTGGCACCGGGAGAAGCTTCCAGATCAGAAAGTGCTGACATTTCATATAAGAGTCTCTGCTTTTCTACAGGATCTGCCATTGGAAGAGCTTGGAGCTCCTGGATATTCTGTTGCTCTGAATCCTAACCAAGTAGCTTGCTTTAAAGAGAGTCACTCATGCCACAGACCTCTCCCGGCATCCTTACAATGACACCAAGCATCATAATTTGCTCTGCAATTTCTTCTAACCAGCAGAAAGGTATTTGCATCCGAGTCACCTCTCTCCCAGGTTGTGTTCCCCCCCCGGCCCCTCTGACCTACATGATCCTACTGTGAAATCTTCACGCTAAATTTACACTCTCCTTGGCAACAGGGTTAGAAACAAAATGAACCTGCTCAAGCTGGGCTGGGAGAGAGACTGTATTGCTTTAACAAAAGAGGAGCGGGAATTCAGAGACTTACTGGGAAAGAAAATTGCTGTTTATAAGTGTAATTTCGCTGGCAAAAATGTACCACTGTCATGCAGCCTTACATAAAAAGGACAAGAATGTTTACAGAAGTGTCAGCCCACATTCTCCTCCACCCCACTTTACCCCTCTTCAGGGTAAGTCACTGCCAActccagttaaaaaaaagaaaaagcccgtTGTGCCTTATGTAAGAAACAGCagaaaaaacaatttaaagaTTTTAAGAACTGACAGTCAAAGAGGGATCTAAAGACACTGAAAGCTCTTCTAGAAGCTTTATatacaaaagaagagaaaaatgttgCCTAATTGCTCTGATGGGCTCCAATCCTGCATGTGCAGAACTTGACTCACGTGAATCATCACATGGATGTCAATGAaactactcatgtgaataaagttATGCACACTCTTGGGCATTTGTGGAGCAAGCTCCTTCCTATGACTCTGCGACAATGGTGGCTTTTTCACGTGGCAGGAATATTGCACCTTGAAGGTGAATTTCCTCAGATATAGTCCCTATTTTGGGAAGAATGCCCAACCCAGCATTTTGGGGGAGCTGTGTTCATCTGCTACAGCGCTCATGACTACTAGAACGTGACTACTCTGAACTATGACTCATCTTCTCCCAAGGGGGAGAAAAAGGGTTGGTGGCCAAATCAAAATGGAACAGGCTCTCTCTCACACTTGATGTGGTGAGAAGTTACAGCCAACCTGTCCAGTGGCTAGGACGCTAGCCTGGGACCTGGGTTTGCATCCCTGCACTACCTTGTGTGACCAGTCTCTGCAGAGATTTCAACTCAGGACCAAAAAACACAACACAGCGCAGCTGCATTAAAAAGAAGGGAGAAATATGGAATTGGAGAGTTTGCCCTCTtactccacctcccagagagcATTCAGCTCACCTTGAGGACCTCAGAGCCGGTTTTGAACTGGTAGTTTACATCTCGGTTTGTGAGCAGGTAAATTGCTTGGTTAACGTGGTTCCTAGCATCCTGGATCTGCAAAGGTACAAAATGCAGCCCTGTCAAATCTGCTCCCTCTAAAGTAATGCTAAAAGGTGGATTATCCCACTATTGTCTCCCAGGATCCATTCTATACCACTGCacagacaggaaatgaaatgtTGATCATCGCATAATACTGACGGCATTTTCCCCTGGGCACTCGGCACTCAACCACTAAAGAAAGCTGTTACCTCTGCCATTCAGATCATAAAATTTATTGGTGTACCAGACCAGGCATTTTAAGAAACAATGGTCTGAAGTCTGGGGCCTGCTGGTTTGAAGGAGCAGTGATGTCAGATAGTCAGATCTCATGAGCAATCGGGGCCAGAAACAAAAGTGATACGTTGCTTTCCAGCTAGGCATTCCCTCTGTCCAGGATACAGGGCATTCAGAGTATATTCTGGCTACTGTCTTTGCCCAGTCTCTGACTTCTTCAGCTGTGATCTGATTACAGTGGCTGCTCTTAAGAATCATTGCCATAGAGCTAAAACCAATACAACATGTGAACACTTTAAATTAGAAATCAATGCTTTCTGTTCTCTTAAGGTTCATAGGAACAGCAGATTACCAACACCCTAGAATAGCTGCTGTGGCATTTGGGTGCAGGGGAACACATCACTGGGGCTTGCCTCTTGAACAACCTTTGATAGAATAGACCTGAGGCACATCTAGCATGAACCCCTGTGAACCAAGAGAGAGACTGCAGCATATGGTCCATTAACAGAGCAATCCTGCCAGAGCTGCTCATAACACGAGTGAGGAAAAACAACCTAAAGAAAGGGTTCACTGGCAGGGGGAGAAAAGCAGAGGAGCAACTCCAAGTGGGGGTGAGACTCGGATACTCAGTACCAGAGGCCGGTGTGGGAGCTGGAACAGAGGAAGGCATTAATGAATAGGCAGGATGAACACAGAAAAGGCAGGCACAAGTTAGGGTAAGAGGCAGTGGGTGTGTAGAGAAAGGCACTTGATCAAGTTTAGCGCAGGACGCTGTGAAGGGCACGTTTCACTAGTGTTTTCAGACAAGTTCTAGATGCCAGTTGCAAATGTAACAGTGAAACAGACGGACACACAGCTTTGGACTTTGTTCCTGGGAAGCTTGTAATCTGAAGCTTCCTTTCTCCCCCAAATCTCAGCATAACTCTCCCGAGTGCTATATTGAACCTTACCTACTGCAGACTCTGGATAGATTTACAAGAAAAGCTCTTGTATGACTTGCACTTGCTTCCCCAGAACACACAAGTCTCAGCAGGGGTCTTGTTACTCAGAGGAGGGCGTCTCTAGATGGAGGAAACATCTCCAGTGCAAAACCACCATTATGGTGCAAGCAGCTGGCAGCTTAGATACTGCTGGCACTCGTGACATGGAATCACAGGACACTACTCTCCAGATCCCCCACTCCAGGAATATTCCAGAACAACAGACTTGGAAGCAGCTTATGCTACTAGGCTCTGGAGTGACACAGCCATCACAGTTTTCACAGTGGTTCCTCCAATTGGCAAGGCCCACTCTCTCATGGAAGAAACTCAGGATATTTCACTATCGGAGGCTTGTTCTGAGAGAAACAGGACAAGGGTCTCCCCATAATCTCACAAAATACTATTATTCTGCCTCCTTTAGGCTCTCGCATTCCTTGTCTAAATAATGTTAAGAGACCAAGTCCTTCCAAAGTAAATCAAGGCGGGAGCTGTGCTTAAGAGACGGTGGAAGAATATCAATAGAGCAGCAACACAGAAGAGTcacttat
This sequence is a window from Gopherus evgoodei ecotype Sinaloan lineage chromosome 10, rGopEvg1_v1.p, whole genome shotgun sequence. Protein-coding genes within it:
- the ROGDI gene encoding protein rogdi homolog isoform X2, which gives rise to MAAAMASAAERAVLEEEFKWLLQEEVHGVLRQLQDILKEASHRFALPVGGTEGPVKQENFILDTSSADQVKGVLMLQGDALCQADINLKMPRNNQLLHFTFREDKQWKLQQIQDARNHVNQAIYLLTNRDVNYQFKTGSEVLKLMDAVMLQLTRARNRLTTPATLTLPEIASSGLTKMFTPALPSDILVNVYINLNKLCLTVYQLHALQPNSTKNFRPTGGSILHNPGAMLSLCFPATGTTGRTNLSRRVCPCVTPNSTALPS
- the ROGDI gene encoding protein rogdi homolog isoform X3, with amino-acid sequence MAAAMASAAERAVLEEEFKWLLQEEVHGVLRQLQDILKEASHRFALPVGGTEGPVKQENFILDTSSADQVKGVLMLQGDALCQADINLKMPRNNQLLHFTFREDKQWKLQQLMDAVMLQLTRARNRLTTPATLTLPEIASSGLTKMFTPALPSDILVNVYINLNKLCLTVYQLHALQPNSTKNFRPTGGSILHNPGAMFECGSQRYEVSHVHKVECVVPWLNDALVFFTVSLQLSQQLKDKISVFSSYWNYRPY
- the ROGDI gene encoding protein rogdi homolog isoform X1 is translated as MAAAMASAAERAVLEEEFKWLLQEEVHGVLRQLQDILKEASHRFALPVGGTEGPVKQENFILDTSSADQVKGVLMLQGDALCQADINLKMPRNNQLLHFTFREDKQWKLQQIQDARNHVNQAIYLLTNRDVNYQFKTGSEVLKLMDAVMLQLTRARNRLTTPATLTLPEIASSGLTKMFTPALPSDILVNVYINLNKLCLTVYQLHALQPNSTKNFRPTGGSILHNPGAMFECGSQRYEVSHVHKVECVVPWLNDALVFFTVSLQLSQQLKDKISVFSSYWNYRPY